In Panicum virgatum strain AP13 chromosome 4N, P.virgatum_v5, whole genome shotgun sequence, a single window of DNA contains:
- the LOC120669930 gene encoding probable pre-mRNA-splicing factor ATP-dependent RNA helicase DEAH5, translating to MAAPAATTGAGAVSEGMRRLTQLSLVSKVCSELEAHLGVADRVLAEFVVDLGRASASAADFEATLRDHGAELPGYLVRSLHAVITAIPDHAPAAQNPTTSRVAGTGRREDDKEANSDEEPELYQVRRGRVTRVADTGCFVRIDGARGREGLVHVSQMPGRRVSATRGQEVFVKVVSVDGTKLGLSMRDVDQDMGRDLLPFRRRDDAPRTNPPADRDTAAGKRKGVSGIFVPDEDEVGSAPRRSTRRMSSPERWEMKQLIASGVLDAKDYPGSDEDDDRMLYQEEAEEELEIELNEDQPAFLQGKGRSTADLSPVRISKNPEGSMSHAAALQSALVKERRDIRTQEQRGMVDAIPKDLNRSWEDPMSGGRYLMQELIGTGLAAQSVPEWKMSYGKAGTYGQRSRLSVQEQRESLPIFRLKKELINAVHDNQVLVVIGDTGSGKTTQVTQYLAEAGYTTIGKIACTQPRRVAAESIAKRVAEEFGCRLGEEVGYSIRFDDRTGPGTVIKYMTDGMLLREILVDGDLSSYSVVMLDEAHERTIYTDILFSLLKQLVRRRSDLKLIVTSATLDAEKFSGYFFDCKIFTIPGRTFPVEILHTKQPESDYMDAALITVLQIHLTEPEGDILLFLTGQEEIEHACERLHERMKTFGEDVPELIICPVYSALPTEVQSKIFEPAPPGKRKVVVATNIAEASITIDGIYYVVDPGFAKLNVYNPKLGLDSLVITPISQASAKQRAGRAGRTGPGKCYRLYTESAYRNEMAPTTTPEIQRANLGWMVLNMKAMGINDLLTFDFMDPPGSQALVSAMEQLYSLGALDEEGLLTRLGRKMAEFPQEPPLSKMLLASVDLGCSDEILTIIAMIQTGNIFYRPREKQAQADRKRSNFFQPEGDHLTLLTVYEAWKAKGFSGPWCFENFVQINSLRRAQDVRKQLLEIMDKYKLDVASAGNNHTKIGKALTAGFFFHAARKDPSGGYRTLADHQQVYIHPSSALFHQQPQWVIYHEIVMTTKEYMREVTAVDPRWLVELAPRFYRSVDPTRISKRKRQERIEPLYDRHSELNSWRLSKRHW from the coding sequence atggcggcgcccgcggcgacgaccggcgccggcgcggtgaGCGAGGGGATGCGGCGTCTCACGCAGCTCTCGCTTGTCTCGAAGGTCTGCTCGGAGCTCGAGGCCCACCTGGGCGTCGCCGACCGCGTCCTCGCCGAGTTCGTCGTCGACCTCGGCcgtgcctccgcctccgccgccgacttcGAGGCCACGCTCAGGGATCACGGCGCCGAGCTCCCGGGCTACCTCGTCCGCTCTCTCCACGCCGTCATCACCGCCATCCCCGACCACGCCCCCGCCGCCCAAAATCCCACCACTTCTCGTGTCGCCGGTACGGGGAGACGCGAGGACGACAAGGAGGCGAATAGTGATGAGGAGCCGGAGTTGTACCAGGTGCGCCGCGGGAGGGTCACCCGTGTGGCGGACACCGGGTGCTTCGTCCGCATCGACGGCGCACGCGGCCGCGAGGGGCTTGTGCACGTCTCCCAGATGCCCGGGCGCCGCGTATCTGCCACGCGCGGCCAGGAGGTGTTCGTCAAGGTGGTCTCGGTGGACGGCACCAAGCTTGGGTTGTCGATGCGAGACGTCGATCAGGATATGGGGAGGGATCTCCTCCCGTTCCGTCGGCGTGACGATGCGCCGAGGACCAATCCACCGGCCGATCGCGACACAGCCGCTGGGAAAAGGAAGGGGGTTTCGGGGATTTTCGTTCCTGATGAGGATGAGGTGGGCTCTGCGCCACGCCGGTCAACTAGGCGGATGAGCTCGCCAGAGAGGTGGGAGATGAAGCAGCTGATTGCGTCGGGAGTGTTGGATGCCAAGGACTACCCGGGGTCTGACGAGGATGACGATAGGATGCTTTACCAggaggaagcagaggaggagctggagatTGAGCTCAATGAGGATCAGCCCGCGTTCTTGCAGGGGAAGGGGCGGTCCACAGCTGACTTGTCTCCAGTGAGGATTTCCAAGAATCCTGAGGGTTCAATGAGCCATGCCGCAGCACTGCAGTCTGCACTTGTTAAGGAGAGGCGTGATATCCGCACCCAGGAGCAAAGAGGAATGGTTGATGCAATACCCAAGGACCTTAATCGGTCGTGGGAGGACCCCATGTCAGGTGGGCGGTATCTGATGCAGGAGCTGATAGGCACTGGACTAGCAGCGCAGAGTGTGCCGGAATGGAAGATGTCATATGGGAAGGCTGGAACATATGGGCAGAGGTCGAGGCTTTCGGTTCAAGAGCAAAGAGAGAGCCTTCCGATATTCAGGCTCAAGAAGGAGCTGATTAATGCTGTTCATGACAACCAAGTTTTGGTGGTTATTGGTGATACTGGCTCAGGGAAAACAACTCAGGTAACACAATACCTTGCTGAGGCAGGGTATACTACAATAGGTAAAATTGCATGTACTCAGCCTCGCAGGGTTGCTGCAGAGTCAATTGCAAAGCGTGTAGCAGAGGAGTTTGGCTGTCGATTAGGAGAAGAAGTAGGTTATTCAATTCGCTTTGACGACCGCACTGGACCTGGAACTGTTATCAAGTATATGACAGACGGTATGCTCCTACGAGAGATTTTGGTGGATGGAGATTTGTCGTCTTATTCAGTGGTTATGCTTGACGAGGCACATGAGAGAACTATCTACACAGATATTCTCTTCAGCTTGCTAAAGCAGCTAGTTAGGCGGAGAAGTGATCTCAAGTTAATAGTCACTTCAGCCACTCTTGATGCTGAGAAGTTCTCTGGCTATTTTTTTGATTGCAAAATTTTCACAATTCCTGGAAGAACTTTTCCAGTTGAGATACTACATACGAAACAGCCAGAGAGTGACTACATGGATGCTGCACTGATCACGGTATTGCAGATTCATCTGACTGAACCTGAAGGAGATATCCTCTTGTTCCTGACTGGCCAAGAAGAGATTGAACATGCTTGTGAGCGTCTCCATGAGAGGATGAAGACATTTGGTGAGGACGTACCAGAGCTGATAATTTGTCCTGTGTACAGTGCTCTTCCTACTGAAGTTCAGTCAAAGATCTTCGAGCCTGCTCCTCCTGGTAAGAGGAAAGTGGTCGTGGCCACCAACATTGCAGAAGCATCTATTACCATAGATGGGATTTATTATGTTGTTGACCCAGGCTTTGCAAAGCTTAATGTCTATAACCCAAAACTTGGTCTGGACTCACTGGTTATCACTCCAATCTCTCAGGCATCAGCTAAGCAAAGAGCAGGGCGTGCTGGACGTACAGGCCCGGGCAAGTGTTACCGTCTATACACTGAGAGTGCCTATCGCAATGAAATGGCCCCCACAACAACTCCAGAGATCCAGAGGGCCAATTTGGGGTGGATGGTTCTTAATATGAAGGCAATGGGAATTAATGACCTGTTGACATTTGACTTCATGGACCCACCAGGATCTCAAGCACTTGTGTCAGCTATGGAACAATTGTACAGTCTTGGTGCCTTAGACGAAGAGGGCCTTCTTACCAGGCTAGGGAGAAAGATGGCTGAATTTCCACAAGAGCCACCTCTTTCAAAGATGCTCCTTGCTAGTGTGGACCTTGGATGCAGCGATGAAATACTGACGATCATTGCAATGATTCAAACTGGAAACATATTCTATCGGCCAAGAGAGAAGCAAGCTCAAGCAGATCGGAAGAGATCAAACTTTTTCCAGCCAGAAGGTGATCATCTCACCCTTCTCACTGTGTATGAGGCATGGAAGGCAAAAGGATTTTCAGGACCATGGTGTTTTGAGAATTTTGTTCAGATAAACTCATTAAGAAGGGCACAGGACGTGCGGAAACAACTTCTTGAGATCATGGATAAGTACAAGCTTGATGTTGCCTCAGCTGGAAACAATCACACCAAGATAGGGAAAGCCCTTACTGCtggattcttcttccatgcagCTAGGAAGGATCCTAGTGGAGGATACCGGACCCTTGCTGATCATCAGCAGGTGTATATCCACCCAAGCAGTGCCCTCTTTCACCAGCAGCCTCAGTGGGTAATCTACCATGAAATCGTCATGACGACGAAGGAGTACATGAGGGAAGTCACAGCCGTTGACCCAAGATGGTTAGTAGAGTTGGCACCAAGGTTCTACAGATCGGTGGACCCGACGAGGATCTCTAAGCGGAAGCGCCAAGAGAGGATCGAACCCCTGTATGATAGACACAGTGAACTGAACTCGTGGCGTTTAAGCAAGCGCCATTGGTAA